The following proteins are encoded in a genomic region of Haemorhous mexicanus isolate bHaeMex1 chromosome 27, bHaeMex1.pri, whole genome shotgun sequence:
- the TMEM200B gene encoding transmembrane protein 200B encodes MTAESAESNGHMQEQEHRGPKVPVPPVPPRRRGRRLRRKPLTEPLLKGQLRMRSPAGAFIMVGISVVLVGMTIAVVGYWPHRGHGGTGAGTGNTSVVGDMRREVVAGRHMPHSEKLKLIGPVIMGIGLFIFICANTMLYENRDMETRQLMQKGLYSLAVGLPEGTRPEDGHCQHGDSQPKAFPKDNAECVEGCYQVDLSCQPCPSPGRKWSDCYVSNRLQAMAEFLQHPAASPATSLRSHRSTEVKLSLPRHAGAESLLSSAVGALTLPIIKLNNCLLDGAARGAGGRSERGPAEHPPKTSQLSRAPLSVGDSTALCSQDGGGGGSHVVINMDDMDDSCRGAEPLVGLSPHVHLHTPGHSRSLDLGQPGVLLLAPIKDCKNRSWPRLDHVSLVGYAKLESTGESSDQLLEPSEPPSQGEPLPSSWVVGMEQGTRV; translated from the coding sequence ATGACTGCAGAGAGTGCCGAATCCAACGGACATATGCAGGAACAGGAGCACAGAGGGCCCAAGGTGCCAGTGCCCCCCGTCCCACCGcggcgccggggccgccgcctGCGGCGCAAGCCCCTGACGGAGCCCCTGCTGAAAGGGCAGCTCCGCATGCGCTCACCCGCGGGGGCCTTCATCATGGTGGGCATCTCAGTGGTCCTGGTGGGCATGACTATTGCCGTGGTGGGCTACTGGCCTCACCGGGGacatgggggcactggggccGGCACGGGGAACACTAGTGTGGTGGGGGACATGAGGAGGGAGGTGGTGGCCGGGCGCCACATGCCCCACAGCGAGAAGCTGAAGCTGATTGGCCCTGTCATCATGGGCATTGGGCTCTTCATCTTCATCTGCGCCAACACAATGCTGTACGAGAACAGGGACATGGAGACCCGGCAGCTGATGCAGAAGGGGCTCTACAGCCTGGCGGTGGGGCTGCCTGAGGGGACCAGGCCCGAggatgggcactgccagcatggggacagccagcccaAGGCCTTCCCCAAGGACAATGCTGAGTGCGTGGAGGGCTGTTACCAGGTGGACCTGTCCTgtcagccctgccccagccctggcaggaagTGGTCTGACTGCTACGTCTCCAACCGGCTCCAGGCCATGGCCGAGTTCCTGCAGCACCCGGCAGCTTCCCCTGCGACCTCTCTCCGCAGCCACCGCTCCACCGAGGTCAAACTGAGCCTTCCGCGCCATGCTGGAGCTGAGTCCCTCCTGTCCTCGGCCGTGGGGGCCTTGACACTGCCTATCATCAAACTCAACAACTGCTTGCTGGACGGGGCAgcacggggggctggggggaggtcAGAGAGGGGCCCTGCTGAGCATCCCCCCAAAACATCACAGCTCTCCCGGGCTCCGCTTTCCGTTGGTGACAGCACCGCactctgcagccaggatggtggtggtggtggcagccACGTTGTCATCAATATGGATGACATGGATGACAGCTGTCGTGGTGCAGAGCCACTGGTGGGGCTCAGCCCCCATGTGCACCTCCACACCCCGGGACACTCCAGATCCCTGGACCTTGGCCAGCCAGGGGTGCTGCTGTTGGCCCCCATCAAGGACTGTAAGAACCGGAGCTGGCCCCGGCTGGACCATGTCAGCCTTGTGGGCTACGCCAAACTGGAAAGTACTGGCGAGTCCTCAgaccagctgctggagcccagcgAGCCCCCAAGCCAGGGCGAGCCCCTACCCAGCTCCTGGGtggtggggatggagcagggcacaCGGGTCTGA